A window from Oreochromis aureus strain Israel breed Guangdong linkage group 16, ZZ_aureus, whole genome shotgun sequence encodes these proteins:
- the myl1 gene encoding myosin light chain 1, skeletal muscle isoform, giving the protein MAPKKDAKAPAKKAEPAPAPAPAPAPAPAPAPAAPAIDLSAIKVEFSADQIEDYREAFGLFDRVGDNKVAYNQIADIMRALGQNPTNKEVNKLLGNPSADDMANKRVEFEGFLPMLQAIINSPNKAGFEDYVEGLRVFDKEGNGTVMGAELRIVLSTLGEKMTEAEIDALMAGQEDENGCVNYEAFVKHIMSV; this is encoded by the exons ATGGCACCCAAGAAGGACGCTAAGGCTCCCGCAAAGAAAGCCGAACCTGCGCCCGCACCTGCACCAGCACCAGCGCCCGCGCCAGCCCCTGCTCCGGCAGCTCCCGCTATCGACCTTTCCGCCATCAAG GTGGAATTCAGCGCAGATCAGATTGAAG ACTACAGGGAGGCCTTCGGTCTGTTCGACAGGGTGGGTGACAACAAGGTGGCTTACAACCAGATTGCTGACATCATGCGCGCTCTGGGACAGAACCCCACCAACAAGGAGGTGAACAAACTGCTGGGAAACCCCTCTGCTGATG ACATGGCCAACAAGAGAGTAGAGTTTGAGGGCTTCCTGCCCATGCTCCAGGCCATCATCAACAGCCCAAACAAGGCAGGATTTGAAGACTATGTTGAGGGTCTGCGCGTCTTCGACAAGGAGGGCAACGGCACAGTGATGGGTGCTGAGCTGCGTATTGTCCTGTCAACACTCG GAGAGAAGATGACAGAGGCTGAGATTGACGCTCTCATGGCAGGACAAGAGGATGAGAACGGCTGTGTCAACTATGAGG CCTTCGTCAAGCACATCATGTCTGTGTAA